AGAACTCATCTGATGACAACAATTTCTGAAGAAgtgacatttgaaaattatacttCCTTTAAATATCTACTAGTTACCctcattctttagaaaaataggttaaatttctaatattttttcacatacaaGTAAAATGGATTAGATTAGTGTCTGTTACTAAAGTAAAATCCATGATAACATCTTATTTCTTAGGAACCTGAATTCATTTCTTACTCtcagtttgaaacttgaaaaaagcaGATCATGTCTTGAAGATTTCAAATCAGAGaagtaataatttttacaaaaatgacaataaaagcaattgtttattgaattatcactgataaaataaacaaattattatttgatataaTTTATGAATAGTTCATCACATGCACTATTTCTTTGGATATAGATACTGTTAAAATCTCCAttaatgaggaaactaagacacAGACATATTTGTGACTTGCTAAGTATCCCTTAGCCTAGAATTAAACCTAAGTTATCTGAATATAGACAGAACTCTTGTTTAAACACTATACAACATTCCTTATGTTATTTCATTAACTTTCAAAGCAATCCCTTGaaaaaagttgttattttaaatcttggagaactgaggtcaagaaaggtaaagctaattaatgtcatttaataatttaataatgtctttttcaaGGAATGGTGGCTAGAGTTAGAAGCCAATGCTAGCCCTTTATTTATGAAAGCTTACTATACAGTAAAGTAGTCAAATCTAGTATCTTTTCTTCTCTCAACTGTTAGATTCAGTATAAGCAGCAGACACATAATCAATTTAGATTACATAATATCAAATAATAGTTTCTCTAAGAGTAAAGTAAAAATTGGTCATAGAAGCAAACACATACtaggaaaaacacaaaactaaagaaaaaagaacacaaagagaCTATAGGCAAGCTATCTTTGAGTTCGAAATAGCTCATTTAATAGTgtaagaaaaatgtgaataaaaaatattgtaactGTATATACTGAATTGCTGCTCAAGATACTAAGCTCCAGTTATCATCACAGCATCTTAGATTGAGAGAGATTTTTCacagatttttagtttttgtagctGCAGGTAACCAAATTTCTAATTGAGAATGATTTTCCTAAatccagaaaataattaaaacaactgagtttttaaatctttaatttctacattaagaagataattaaaacaactgagtttttaaatctcTGATTTCCACCTAACTCTCCGTTTGATCAACCTGTTTCCTCAGCAATCCCTAGCTTTTGATATATAAGAAACTATTTTTGTAATGATGTCTGGATAGAATCTGCAATCTAGATACTTCTAATAAATGATACATAAAAGTTCTAGTGAAAGTCATGTACTTCCTTAAGAAATGTTATCCATTCTACTCATATATCCCATGACCTGTTGTTAAGTACACTTCTTGcttttaattaagaaattttacattaatgGTTTCCTTTCTTAAATCACTGCCCTGACCTTATAAAAAGATTATTACACACCTTGGCCTTTTCTTCAAGACATTTAACCAAAGTAGAATTCAGGTATTGTCTGAGATGATTATTCTTTTCATGTAGCCTAGCAAGTTCTtcttccttctgaaccagagtatCTTGGAGCTGCAAAAAGCAGACAATGGTGAAGGTCGCTCCACTGTATTGACTTTGTAACATTATAATAATGCCACTGTGCCTAAGCCTTCTTAAACTTGATTattattctgtttgttttatgaacacaaTTTCAGGGAGTCCTCATCCTCTGAGACTGAAATCAACAACCCCCTACCACATGATTGTTCAGTTTTGTGCtctgaatttttcattcattacaaAGTATTTGAGGGtattacatgatttttaaaattttaaccacaAGGGAGTCAGGTAGGTGTAAAGGAAAATGAGCAGCATTCaactatttaaatatagaaaaaaggtGTTTAGAAAGGTTTACCTGGACTCCTTCCttgcacatgaaagaaagaaagaaagaaagaaagaaagaaagaaagaaagaaagaaagaaagaaagaaagagagaaagaaagaaagaaagaaaagatggttgACTTGTGCCACATTCAGATTGATCTGCCTGTTTGTTCAGTAGATCATATTATTTTGGGGgaacaaataagaacaaaatatggaaaatgaaacaatatttggaTAAAAACCTTTGTCATCATCATTAATTCTCCAGGCAATTATCcatgtttatcattttaaaatactgacatGATTCCATTTGGTCTTTCCATTAGCCCTCTGAGATATGCCGCATAAATATTCCAATTTCATGGATGAGGAAAAGGTGGATGTGATAGGTCACACAGCTAAAATGTGATATAGTCAGAGCCTGACTTCATGTCTTCCTCAAGTGTTATTtgtgtatatgagtgtgtgtgtatgggggggttgagacagaaagagagaggagttagatgaacaatctctctctctctccctccttctttatttccccccccctctctctctctctctctctcgacatATGCTCATTTTAGTTCTAAAGTGAGTTAATgtgaattttaagaggaaaaagtagCAGCATAAACTTAAGGGAGGATGCAAGTGGAGAATGGACTGCAGGATGTATGGCCAGTCTCAATGTTCTAACTATCCACACATACCTGTTTATTTCTGTAGAGCTGTGAGGAAAGCTGAGCTTCTTCCCAGGAACATGAGTCCAGAATAGGAAAACTCGAATTAGAAGATGAATctatgagaaaatacaaaatggataGCATAGAAAACACACTTTTGACTTATGTGCAATGAACTCACCAAACCATTCCCAAAGTGCAATAGGTTCAGTTACCTTTCTAAAAATAGCTCTTGCTTCCTCACactagaacaaaatatttaaagctttcAGAAGAAGGATGCAAGCTGTGACAGACAAATATTTATACAACCTATGCCAAAGAGGTTAAagaggtgggattttttttttctttttggaactaaGTGGTCATATTCTTCTCTTTGTATGTATATTCTTGTTGGTTAAATTAATAAAGACTCTCTCAGCTgcatcattaattcattcaaatgtTTATTAACCTTTTCCTTCCACTAGGCATAATATTGCAATCCCACtatcttttttgtaatttttattttatttttctaagcttCAACATTAATAATATAGTGTTTGGCTTGATAATCTAATAacatttttgatgctattatttccttttctgtctgcCTACCTGTTAAATCTAATGAATAGAATTCAGAATTTGATTTAGTAGCAATgtctacttttaaataatttgcacCTTGTTTCTCTGAAGACCATgataaaaaaattgcaaaattctACCTTCTCTGTTTTAACTGTTTtcatctgtatattttttatgcttttacaaagatttttttttcatatttgacagGAAGCTATGCCTGTAAATCCAAAGCATTTGGGCAtacttaattgttttttttttactttattccatCTCATTAATACCATTCTGACTCTTTCCCTGTTCTTCTTAAACTGCTGTTActgaagaattttttattaaaatagagtAGTGAGTAAGAAAACAGGAATTCAATTTTGTAAACAGTTTGGGTTCATATTTTGGGCATTTTGTCTTTGCTGTTGCTTATagtgaaaaagtaaaactgaacaACTTTATCCATAATATGTAAGTGTGCTtcaacatttttaggttttcatttttgtgtgccTTTCCTTAACCCCTGTGTCCACCAAAGGAGCATATGGCAAACTATAGTATAGGTATTTAATTCTAAGATATCtgaaaatttttagagaaatttgaCTATTTATACAGAAATtcacttaattttataaaaatgttcactaaCCTTCAAGTCAAGATTAATACCATTCATAATTTTCCATCAATGTTATACTTCCCTCCCACTTTGAAATCCTATGtgagtgcttgtgtgtgtgtgtttgtgtgtgtgtgtgtaagagaataATTGTTTCTACTTACAAGGCATTGTCTATAGAATCTCCTCtatgaaataaaagatgaagttattcattcttgtttctttatcatacttgggaaattttcctgaatttcaaaagaaatgttataaCTAGTATCTTGACTCCAAAACATTCTACTAGGatgttgtttataaaatatgaccCAGAAAAGTTCTTTCAGTGAGTTGGGAATCTCCAAGTACTATACATTAGAGGGAGAAACACGTGTTGTCCAGCAAGAAAGAGGAATAATCCCATTTTCACTATTTGGCAAGTACAAAATAGCAGAAGTTAAGGTTGTAAAATTCAAGACTCTTTGGActaacttaaattttttataacatcCCTTTTCCAGAGTCCCAGACCATGATGCATTGCAGCCACATTGCTTGAAAAGGGCTCCAGGTCTACCACTAAAGCAGAAGAGCAGAACTTACCCTGTGCCTGTGGTGCTTGTTGGGGCTCACTGTTGTCCAGGAGACCAGCAGCCCAGAAAGAGATCCAAGTCTCCGTGGAAACGTCAACACTAGTTTCTGACGGTGTAGTGGAATACAGGCAATTATAACTCTTGTCTCCTGCAAAATACTGGTCTTGGCAAGGCAGAATGGTGTTCTGTGAAATTCAGTATAAGGAGTTGGGGTGGAGGTGGGTTTCCCAGAAGATTGGGCGATGCAGATGTGGACGGAGAGAAGGGTGGGAGAAACACACAGAAATTACATACAGTTAATCAAGAAACAGTGAAGGTGTTAAATTTAGATCCAGATTAAATTTTGAGTGGTTTaattataataactaaaaagGAATCAGCTCCTATGACTTTCCTAACATTTCCACAGGTCCTTGAACAATGAATAGACTACTACTGGatgaatcatatttatattttcctttgtaatGCCTAGCTCACCAAATAAGCCAGTCAGAACtatcttaattatatttctatttctaatcaCCTTGGAAGACAAAGAACCCattaaaaaggatgaaaaagcAGAATATGGCATCTTATAGACTAACCTCTGAATCAATAATTGTC
This genomic stretch from Ictidomys tridecemlineatus isolate mIctTri1 unplaced genomic scaffold, mIctTri1.hap1 Scaffold_173, whole genome shotgun sequence harbors:
- the LOC144372838 gene encoding geminin coiled-coil domain-containing protein 1-like; the encoded protein is MNTILPCQDQYFAGDKSYNCLYSTTPSETSVDVSTETWISFWAAGLLDNSEPQQAPQAQDSSSNSSFPILDSCSWEEAQLSSQLYRNKQLQDTLVQKEEELARLHEKNNHLRQYLNSTLVKCLEEKAKKLLSSDEFSKVCGKFRKGKRKHKEQGYSPAEIPHPKNAKRNLSCEFANCEKPPGPHGDPWVLQTLGLKDLNTIDDTSSSNYSALSSHPRIVTSTYSHFPSDAIDYENVHREDVPINYGG